The nucleotide sequence TCCTTATTCTCCTAGGTAGATCTATGAAAAGGTGTGGACTTCTGAATTTGTATGGCAAAAAGGTTGATCATAGCGACCCAAATATGTATTTGTGTAATTTAGATTCTGAAaacaaatgatataaatattaaaacaaattaaaaaaaaatgaaatgatgtcaaaaaaaatgaatttattgGAAGAGTTAAAATACTTGAATTGATAGTTATTAGCTCCTTTTCAATCACTTTCAAGTCGAAGACATGATTATGGAACATATCAGCAAACATCTTGAAAGCAAGATCAGAGTGTTCATGATCAATTCGTATTTTTCTGAATATACCCCACCATTATGTCTATGAACATAATCATtgaactaaaaataaaaattaaaaatccacCAATGTAATTATGAGTTATAGTTATTTGtaacaacaaatatttattttaaaatagtgtACCAACCTCATTCTTTATAGGATAATTTTTTATCCTAAAAACAGGACATGCTCCATAAGATGGGCTAAGCCTTGCATATCTCAAGGATCAGCAAAACTACCACATCTAATCGAAATTGCAGCAGCATGCTGATcaaaattagaagaaacaacaaGTAAAACAGACAAACCATTATCTAGCTCCAATCTCCtgaatttggaatttttgtATGGTTGTGGCGGATGAAATATGTATTCTTCCTCCAAATCATTGGGAAAATGGTATATTTCAACCCAAATAATATTGTCGAGGCACGACGTAAAAATTATAAGTACAAAAATTactattaacaaaattaatattattaaataaataatgttatttgcataaaaatttcacaaaatattttaaaaaattaatcaatgatttttaaaatatatttcataattaatttcaaaaatattcttaattatgactcttattagttattacatcaatgattttttaaagaaaaatcaaaagaatatttcttaattagttgataAATGGTATCAAACTTATCAGAAATTATTGACAAAAGCAGTATATAAACAATGTTTCTTCACATTGGCTTATTTAAGCTGATCAAttaaagttgttgacaaaaaaaatcattggctatgtgttttgattaagaaatgtttttgaaattaattatgcaATAGGTTGATAAATCATTGATTTCATGTGttaagaaaagttttttttgtaattgttttatccaaataatattattttgctttatccaaataataaattttgcttaAAAAAGTCAATGATGTAATAATTTATAAGAgatgtaattataaatattcattGAACTTAGTTAtgcaatatatttataaaattattgatttcatgatttaatagatattattttaaaaagatttacccaaataatattatttggttaagaatataatattaattttgtcaaaggtaattttcataattataatatgtctTATCAGCGATCTAATCATGCACCGTCAGCGTCTAcgtcttttattttttacagttAATGAATGGTTAAATTAGTCAATACTAATTTTGACACCATTAATAAAAGTTAAGATAGTTTATTTGAATAGTACAATACAATACCAATTTTTTCAGATGTATAAAAACCGACTAATGTTTCCGTTGAAATTCacaacaaatgtttttttgttagtaaaATACGACGCCGTCTAGTTACGAGTGTGATTGGTTGACAAACGACGACGTATTCTACTTAAGTATTATACGACGTCGTTTATTGAAAAGACCAAAGattcattttgttcttttttttcttgttcgtCAAGCTCTGTTTCCAAATTCAAGTTTCTTTACAATGTAGTGGATTCGATTTATAGTTGCTCATCTCTCGAACAAATGGTTCGTGGATTGATGAAATTCCCAAGAATCTCAACGAAGCTAATGAACATATGCCTCGACTCTCTCTGCAAATTCCGAAACTTGGAGAAAGCTGAATCTTTACTCGTAGACGGGATCAGATTGGGTGTTCTCCCCAACGTTATCACTTACAACACTTTGATCAAAGGGTACTCACGTTTCGTCGGAATCGATGAAGCTTACGCTGTAACTCGTCGTATGAGAGAAGCTGGGATCGAACCTGACGTTGCTACTTACAATTCATTGATCTCCGGAGCTGCTAAACAGTTGATGCTAAATCGTGTACTCCaactgttcgacgaaatgcttCACTCAGGTTTGTCTCCTGATATGTGGAGTTATAACACTTTGATGTCTTGTTACTTCAAATTAGGGAAACACGGTGAAGCGTTTCGTATTCTTAACGAGGATATAGAGTTAGCTGGGTTGGTTCCTGGTGTTGATACTTATAACATCCTTCTTGATGCGCTTTGCAAAAGTGGTCACACGGGTAACGCGATTGAGCTCTTTAAGCATCTGAGGACTCGAGTTAAACCAGAGCTTATGACTTATAACATTCTCATTAACGGTCTTTGTAAAGCTAGAAGGGTTGGTTCTTTAAATTGGATGTTGAGAGAGCTTAAGAAATCAGGTTACACTCCTAATGCGGTTACGTACACAACAATgcttaaaatgtattttaagaCTAGGAGGATTGAGAAAGGGCTTCAACTGTTtatgaaaatgaagaaagaagggTATACCTTTGACGGGTATGCGAACTGTGCTGTTGTTAGTGCTTTGATCAAAACAGGAAGAGCAGAGGAGGCTTACGAGTGTATGGAAGAGCTTGTGAGAAGCGGTACACGGAGTCAAGACATTGTTTCGTACAACACGTTGTTGAATCTGTATTTTAAAGATGGGAATTTAGATGCTGTGGAGGATCTGTTGGAGGAGATTGAGGTTAAAGGATTGAAACTTGATGACCACACGCATACGATTATAGTCAATGGTTTGTTAAACATAGGTCATACAGGAGGAGCTGAGAAGCATATGGCATGTATGGGAGAGATGGGGACGCTGCCTAGTGTTGTTACTTGTAACTGTATGATTGATGGGTTGTGCAAAGCGGGTCATGTAGATCGTGCCATGAGGTTGTTTGCGTCGATGGAAGTTAGAGATGAGTTTACTTACACTTCTGTTGTGCATAATCTATGTAAAGATGGGCAGCTTGTATGTGCTTCGAAGCTGCTCTTGTCTTGTTACAATAAAGGGATGAAGATTCCGTCGTCGGCTAGACGAGCTGTGTTGTCCGGTTTAAGGACGACGGTATCTTACCAGGCTGCAAGGAAGACacattttaaaatcaaagcAGCTATTGAATCCAATGCATTAATGTATCCTTAAAAGACATTAGAAAGTGTATCttatatagaagaaaattatTGATTCATCCATGACCCTAAATGTTATTGGACTTTAGGTAAAATAGTGTTATCGGTCAATAAACCCTCATGAAATTAGAGAATATTAACCAAACCTTGTTTAACAACACCAGTGAGAGTACTAGAGATTTAGTTATATGTTTAAGAGCTCCTAACTATAGCTAAGTTTGATAACTTGTAAGGCAGTGTATAATCTTGGtgtttaatttagttatttGATTAGTTTTGGTTCGGAGTCTCTAAAGAGATCAAAGCAACTTCAGGAAATATGACCAAAGACGCCACTTTTGGAACAACTGGTCCCAAAATGAAGCCATGTTACTCATGTGCTGCTTCTGATCACAATTAAAAAGCTAATCTTTGAACTTTGAACCTTCTCTAGACGACTTTTTACTATTtgggtttctttttgtttttaacagaaAACAGTAAGAAATTTTCTTTTGGCAGAGGACTAAAGATAAGACTGAGTCTACTCTCTCGACGTGGACATATCTGACAAAACAACAGTTTCTGCTCTTCGTCCTCTTTGTTGTtattgtctctctctttctcggaCTTCGTAAATTTGATACACTTTGTTTACTCTTAATCTCTATATACATAAGTACAAAGATCTATTGCATGTTAGAGATGATGCATTTATCAGAAATGTTAAGAGACATGAAcacgtgtttgtttgttgatgcaACGAATCAGATTAGAGTAGACACGTTTTATAGGTTTGGTAAAACATTCACAGGAATCTTCAAGATAAATTCTTGAGAATAGATAGAGACTTTGGAACTTGGTAAGCAAACggtctttgtttcttgtcaaaTAAATTTCCAGATTGTAGGTTTGAATCGTTTGGTTAACCAAAGAAATAGAGAGACTGATTGTTAATTGTTAAGTGTGTATATACTTATAGTAAGCTTTTGCAACCGAACCAAATCAATCAAACtccattaaaatttattatttagttaattatatgcAAATAtgcatttcaaaaaaaaaaatacatttcaatATACAATTCTAATTTTAGTTATACAATTCTAACCAAAATaagtatatttatttcatttttattaaataagattaataagtttaataaaaatgaaataaaagcaCACACACACTATGTACTACTAACCAAAGAATCAAAGCCACTAATCTGATTCTTAAAAGAAACACACTCTTGTTATATTTTCGTATGCTATAAAACAATATTGTTGGTTTTTCGTTTGCTATTGTCAAATTCGTGAAAGTTAATATTCTCGTTATTTAATGGATACTAGAGCAACGGCCATTGTTGAGTGTAAAAcgaataaacaaattttaatagttGTGGTCTAATTATTTAGTTGTTAAGTACttggttttgtatgtttgatCAATTGTAGAATTTTGCATGGggtgttttgtttctgttacCAAAATTATTTGATAGATCTTGTGTCCGGACCTATTGTCTAATTCGTGAAAGTtaacgttttttgtttttgtttttgtttttgagagatcTGACCATTTGTATCAGAAAAAACACAGAAAAGTACAGATagtttaaaactaaatcaaataaataaaaatgaatagagatattttttttgtgtgtaatcACGGGTTGTgttttttaccttcttcatAGGTTCTTCTCTGGTCCTTCTAATGTGCAAACAAAACTGACTGATGAAATGGAGACAGtccttttttaattataagcATACAATTGCAATTAATAATTTATCACTTTTCCCAATATCatacatatacaaaatatatatcttagatATTATACAGAATTTaagcacacaaaaatatattcaagaagaatatataaataggaaatgtGAAATTTTGCTTTCTTCCAGCACTCATTTGTCTCTTTTTGTGTATGTTATTGTCCGGTCCCCACGGTCCAACATTGCTAAATACCGAACCGGTTTTGGTCCcatttgtttttccttcttgaGTCGAATATTTGGAATTTGCTCTCCATTTCTATGATTGAGTTTGAgtgttacttcttttttttttttatcgaagACAATACACATATTTGCATTCTAATTTGtgttcaaaaaaatcaaagttgaTATACAAACAGTAATTCTCAAAATAATCATATTTGCTAAGATTTGAAGTCCCATATATAGAGTttgaaaatgcaaacaattgcGTTAGCATTtctgtatatatagatttctgaATTTTGCAACTAACAAGAATTATGTATGATGATGTATAAGATTCTTTAGGGGGTTGCTACTTGAAAAACTGTAAGAATAGGTAGAGGTTTTTTAGGGTAGTAAAAAGGGTAAATTaagtgaaaaagagagaatggtCCAGAGTTTCGAGAAAATAACAAGACCTTAGACTCTGTCTGACCCATCTCACGTGCCACCAGCACTCCATTgctcttccttccttctcaaaTCCTTTTCTGATCTATGAAAATGTATACATGTgcattttatatatctttatatatacactatgaattggaaaagaaaaataagaatccATACATATAACATATTCATTTTGGAAGATGATTACAATTTACACAGCTTGTGACATTTTTATTCTGCGGACTCTTATACATCTTTTATGACCGGAGGTCAATAGTAGCATACATCAGTTGAATTTAGAGTCAAGCATTATCTACTTTATGAATTTCGTTTCcgaattcttattaaaaatgagtgtttaaattataatatataatggaTAGATGTCTCAGATTTTAGTAAGTtatctttttcttgtaaattgagaaatcatatattcatatgctCTTCCTATTATAATTTAGGTTTGTAATAAGTTAACTAAAATTTACGAACTGATAATATGTGGAAAcataaaaatgatatatgtgATTATGCATGTTTTTATCAATGGTCAAACTactacaaaataatgaaaaagtaTGTGATTCAGCAAAGTTGATAATTAACCCTTCCATGATAGTACCGATCACAATCAAATAATGTCTCACATGTACACACTCAGAGCACCATAGCTTCAacatttgtcattttttttttctcatttaatCATTGCCTTTTATTTTCCGAAAATGTCGTTTTCGCCcgcaagtttttaaaaaaaattaatatatatgtttttcaaatattaGAAATTAGAGATTTGGAGTGTTGCTATATAAATCAATGATACTTGGTAATTCAATAAGGGAATAAACGACGTCAAGAGCAATGACTCTAGAAGCTTTATCATCAAATGGTCTCTTAAACTTTTTGCTCTCCGAAACTCTTTCACCAACTCCATTCAAGTCTCTCGTTGACCTCGAGCCACTGCCGGGAAATGATGTCATCATATCCAAGAACACAATTATGGATGAGATATCTCATCAAGAACCTCCACCACCGCGACCACCACCGGCCACGAATCGAGGGAAgaagcggaggaggaggaaaccTAGGGTTTgcaaaaacgaagaagaagctgagaaccAACGAATGACTCACATTGCCGTCGAGAGAAATAGGAGAAGACAAATGAATCAACATCTCTCTGTCTTACGATCTCTCATGCCTCAACCTTTTGCTCACAAGGTTCAGTTCTTATGGATAATTTCATAATTCTTATTAAGAAGTTTACGAATTTTAAACtagggtttcaattttttttgagaattcagaaaagtattaaaattttctcttttcttttatgaaaaGATTCACTATAAAGgtttaaatctttcaaaagttcttttaatttatttttgtttgggttcACTTATACTTTTGGTGGGTTTATTTTCTTGAAAGGGTGATCAAGCTTCAATAGTAGGTGGAGCCATAGATTTCATCAAAGAACTCGAACACAAATTACTATCTCTTGAAGCTCAAAAGCTTCATAATGCTAAACTAAACCAGTCGGTTACTACTTCAACAAGTCAAGACTCAAACGGCGAACCGGAGAATCCTCATCAACAGTCTCCGCTGTCGATATCACAGTTCTTTCTTCACTCTTACGATCCGAGCCAAGAGAGTAGGAACGGCTCAACAAGCTCGGTGAAAACCGCTTTGGAAGATCTCGAGGTGACTCTAATCGAAACTCATGCTAACATCAGAATCTTGTCGAGGAGGAGAGGTTTCCGGTGGAGCACGATGGCCACTGCTAGGCCACCGCAGCTTTCGAGGCTGGTGGCTGCTCTACAATCGCTTTCACTCTCGGTTCTTCACCTTAGCGTCACAACAATGGACACTTACGCTATTTACTCCATCAGCGCTAAGGTAATAAATCAACTTATAATTAACCGTACTAAACTGGATTAGTTCAAAACTTCAAATGCAAGTTTAGCATTTCACATTTCTGCTACTTACTCTATCAGTACTAGGGTTATATAAGTTCTTATCATCTTAGTATacacaaaaccaaattaaaccggaCTAAACCGAATTTGAGGGGTGTTTTTGAGAATGTATGTTAGGTATTTAAAGCAAGACGGGTAGATTATGTGCGGTCCAAGGGACAGAGCATATAAAAGGAATGTCTATGAACTCTTAACTAGATTTGGTCCAACATTTATTACCATACTTGGTGgagttatttttcttatttttcaccTATTTCTTGAAAACAGGTTCAATTATTGCCACGTGAGTTAATAACAatttaaaccctttttttttacaaattcacataatgttattttaggttaatattgtaatcatttgttttaATTGGATTGTAAAAGGTGGAAGAGAGTTGCCAGCTAAGTTCAGTAGATGACATTGCAGGAGCAGTTCACCACATGCTAAGTATCATTGAAGAGGAGCCTATTTGTTGCTCATCAATGTCAGAACTACcctttgatttctctttgaATCACACAAATGCCACTCATTCTCTCtgagaaatcttttttttttgttcctttttttaacatttagttttattttttacatctttttgtgTTCAGAATAAAGAAAActcacttctttctttttaatttcctaGGTTCTTTTCTGACTCTTGTAAAGGCTAAATGTGAATTATGTGGATTATAGTGGCCCTTAATATGTTCGTTGTTTGACTCTTCTTTTCATGCATTTCTGATAGTAAGTTATAAATTAGTACACTTGTCACACTTTGTATAGGGTTTTGGTCCTTTTGGATTGctttgaatttaatttatttatcgaTCATCACATTTTTCAGATAGGCTATCTTCTGAAGTATTTCGTTTATATGAAATTCCAAGGGCTAAAGAGATGATATTTTTTGGAGATAGTTATCCAATTTAAGATTCTAAGTTCTAAGTTCTAACATGCAAACGACTGATTCTAAATAAGTATTTTACGTACGTGGTGTTATCGTATGTAAATCAAAATCATGAtgtgataattaatttaaaatctactgtttaCACAAGATTTGGGACACCCCACCATCATTGCGAGTGAGATTTTTGTGTTCGGTTGCTTATGTTCCATTACCATCTACATCGACAACTCTATTTTATGGACCAGTGGCCCATGTTAATAGTTTATGATATGGGCTTTGTTTTGTGTATCCTGCACTCATTCAGTCTCATTCATACACGTACACGATGAACTTTTTCATTATTTAAGTTGTTCTGTTCATTGCTTATCATTTTCTACTCCACTCGAAACCCAATGatcttgttgtattcttgtaCTCGTATAAAGAAGTGGAAATCTTGACTTTTCTTCACGTAATAAAGATTCTCTTTCTTATCTCCAAATATTATTTGAACTattcacaataattcttttcttttgtcatgtCACTTTTGGATATTGAATTTGGTCAACCTGTTCACATTTTCCTCATATACTATCTAGTTCGTACGACGAAGGTATTGTGTTGTTTATTATTAAAtggaaacaaatttattttgtttttggacagTATGCATATATACAATCAATGTCTATATAAAACGAGATTAAGAGATGGATATagttttttgtttagattttatcAATATGTACCTttatagtttctttaatttgaaaatgagataaaatttgtataactgtttgttgaaagttgaaacaataGGTTAAATGATCATTAGCAAAACACTTTTTAATGAAGCCTAATGCTGGATTAGACATCGCACTAAGATTGTCATCTAATAATGAGGATTAAGAAATATGATCCTTTCCGATGGAACGAGATATTTGCATTGGCTTTTCCTCACAAGAGATGCATTCGCAAATAAAGTTCCCATCTCCTCTTGAACCCAAGgtaccttttatttttattttctcatgaAAAATTTGTTCAACTCATAAGAGCATCCACCACCCTTTTATGAAATATAAGAGTAGAAAAATATGCTCAtaacaattgaaattaaaactgAATGAATAACACAATAACTTTTAGGTTTTGTGAAGATTTTCTTGTGGTTGGTTACTAGCAGTTGACTTCTATCTAGTATATAGCTTTTGTTATACTGAGATTATATACTTGtatgttaagttttttttaaaaggttatacatattatttcctgttcttgaaaatacaataaaattgcaataataaattaatttgaaccatacaaatatataatttttataaataaaagttagTAGTGAAAATCTTAGTCATCTCATTAATGTGGTTAGATTGTCTATTAATTTGAAgataatctataaaaaatttacaaatttaactTTTCTTGTCTTTAATAGATTAGAAGTTTggaaatatttttgtgtttaacTAGTTTTTTTCGGCGGTAGGATTAAATTCAATACGtctacttgtttgttttatttcagcaaaaaatatcaactttCAAATTCAT is from Camelina sativa cultivar DH55 chromosome 20, Cs, whole genome shotgun sequence and encodes:
- the LOC104772915 gene encoding pentatricopeptide repeat-containing protein At5g46680 yields the protein MVRGLMKFPRISTKLMNICLDSLCKFRNLEKAESLLVDGIRLGVLPNVITYNTLIKGYSRFVGIDEAYAVTRRMREAGIEPDVATYNSLISGAAKQLMLNRVLQLFDEMLHSGLSPDMWSYNTLMSCYFKLGKHGEAFRILNEDIELAGLVPGVDTYNILLDALCKSGHTGNAIELFKHLRTRVKPELMTYNILINGLCKARRVGSLNWMLRELKKSGYTPNAVTYTTMLKMYFKTRRIEKGLQLFMKMKKEGYTFDGYANCAVVSALIKTGRAEEAYECMEELVRSGTRSQDIVSYNTLLNLYFKDGNLDAVEDLLEEIEVKGLKLDDHTHTIIVNGLLNIGHTGGAEKHMACMGEMGTLPSVVTCNCMIDGLCKAGHVDRAMRLFASMEVRDEFTYTSVVHNLCKDGQLVCASKLLLSCYNKGMKIPSSARRAVLSGLRTTVSYQAARKTHFKIKAAIESNALMYP
- the LOC104771928 gene encoding transcription factor bHLH71 produces the protein MTLEALSSNGLLNFLLSETLSPTPFKSLVDLEPLPGNDVIISKNTIMDEISHQEPPPPRPPPATNRGKKRRRRKPRVCKNEEEAENQRMTHIAVERNRRRQMNQHLSVLRSLMPQPFAHKGDQASIVGGAIDFIKELEHKLLSLEAQKLHNAKLNQSVTTSTSQDSNGEPENPHQQSPLSISQFFLHSYDPSQESRNGSTSSVKTALEDLEVTLIETHANIRILSRRRGFRWSTMATARPPQLSRLVAALQSLSLSVLHLSVTTMDTYAIYSISAKVEESCQLSSVDDIAGAVHHMLSIIEEEPICCSSMSELPFDFSLNHTNATHSL